From Hydra vulgaris chromosome 15, alternate assembly HydraT2T_AEP, one genomic window encodes:
- the LOC100208228 gene encoding caspase-3, with protein MGSNLTKRNPEKITVDELDTPFKITDVQETLDFDENTIIFHEDGSTVHVIVDSAVDIKIDTAVDVKVDTAADAKVDSTVDVKVDSDVDKKVDSIVDSAADVKIVLTNPQGNEVSITESYNKESATLNTNELTDGKRNIKFPSVQNEASGSVFQQSERKDREGIIFLQRTYLPKQPDDKFFDLKNNLDSDYFYKMDTFPRGILTIINVKDFMESSGMQKYPRSGTDADAESLCNLFLEMGFIVDRFDNPTSADVVRILKNAANQNYSKLSCCVVAVLTHGNEGIIYCTDTCLKIRDITKLFRTINLAGKPKLFFIQACQGSEYMSSLDQVDGPGSLPQKSKKEKVLNLPSESDFLYAYSTVPGYFAWRNARNGSWFIQAVVSVFRENAHKMDVLRLLTRVNEKISQNKSVTCDANTDNKRQIASAVSQLRKDLFLMPIYGPLKSLSKNEQH; from the coding sequence atgggaagcaacttaacaaaaagaaatcCTGAAAAAATTACGGTTGATGAGTTAGATACACCTTTTAAAATAACGGATGTACAGGAAACATTAGATTTCGATGAGAATACAATAATATTTCATGAAGATGGTTCTACGGTTCACGTAATAGTTGATTCTGCTGTTGACATAAAAATTGATACAGCTGTTGACGTAAAAGTTGATACAGCTGCTGACGCAAAAGTTGATTCTACTGTTGATGTAAAAGTTGATTCAgatgttgataaaaaagttgattCTATTGTTGATTCTGCTGCtgatgtaaaaattgttttaactaatCCTCAGGGAAATGAAGTTTCCATTACAGaaagttataataaagaatCTGCAACCCTAAATACTAACGAGTTGACTGATGGAAAGCGCAATATTAAATTTCCATCGGTTCAAAATGAAGCCAGCGGAAGTGTTTTTCAACAATCAGAAAGAAAAGACAGAGAgggaataatatttttacaaagaacaTATCTTCCAAAACAACCagatgataaattttttgacttgaaGAATAATTTAGATTCcgattatttttacaaaatggaCACTTTTCCAAGAggaattttaacaataataaatgtaaagGACTTTATGGAATCTTCTGGTATGCAAAAATATCCTAGATCAGGTACAGATGCTGATGCAGAAAGCctttgcaatctttttttagaaatgggTTTTATAGTAGATAGATTTGATAATCCTACTTCTGCTGACGTAgtacgtatattaaaaaatgcagCAAACCAAAATTATTCTAAATTGAGCTGTTGCGTAGTTGCAGTGTTAACTCATGGCAATGAAGGAATAATATACTGCACAgatacatgtttaaaaatacGAGATATAACGAAGCTTTTTCGCACAATAAATTTAGCGGGTAAAcctaagttgttttttattcaagCTTGTCAAGGGTCAGAATATATGAGTTCCTTGGATCAAGTTGATGGACCAGGATCTTTACcgcaaaaaagtaaaaaagaaaaggttcTCAATCTTCCGTCTGAAAGTGATTTTTTGTATGCTTATTCAACTGTACCTGGATACTTCGCTTGGCGAAATGCTAGAAATGGTTCATGGTTTATTCAAGCTGTTGTATCTGTTTTTCGTGAAAATGCTCATAAAATGGACGTTCTTCGTCTTTTAACTCGTGTTAATGAGAAAATAAGCCAAAATAAGTCAGTTACCTGTGATGCAAACACAGACAATAAACGGCAAATTGCATCAGCTGTTTCTCAATTGcgaaaagatttatttttaatgccgATATACGGACCACTTAAATCTTTGTCTAAAAATGAACAACACTAG